A genomic segment from Conger conger chromosome 2, fConCon1.1, whole genome shotgun sequence encodes:
- the mrpl58 gene encoding peptidyl-tRNA hydrolase ICT1, mitochondrial, translating to MAASVMRGFYLTLCVSGTRRMHVPIKYGLHYTIVDRDYRGAYRLNFSPTPRLNYGSKAEGYTQDEQINIPIDRLTISYSRSSGPGGQHVNKVNTKAEIRFHVQAADWIPEEARNKILQSNKTRINKAGELFVTSEVSRSQQRNLEDCLQKISDIIAEANKKPHEPTAEDVALRHARLEKRKMDILKQKKMRSALKQSRRVD from the exons atggCGGCGTCCGTAATGAGAGGATTCTATTTAACGTTATGTGTTTCTGGGACTCGTAGGATGCACGTTCCTATTAAGTACGGTTTGCACTACACAATCGTGGACAGAGATTATAGAGGTGCTTACAGACTTAatttctctcccactcccagACTGAACTATGGCAGCAAGGCGGAGGGTTACACACAG GACGAACAGATAAACATTCCAATTG ATCGCCTGACAATATCGTACAGTCGGAGTAGTGGGCCAGGTGGTCAGCACGTTAACAAAG TGAACACAAAAGCAGAGATCCGGTTCCACGTTCAGGCAGCTGACTGGATTCCAGAAGAGGCACGAAACAAGATCCTTCAGAGT AATAAAACCAGGATAAACAAAGCAGGAGAGTTGTTCGTGACATCAGAAGTTAGCCGGAGTCAGCAAAGAAACCTAGAAGATTGCTTGCAGAAAATCAGTGACATTATTGCAGAGGCCAACAAGAAGCCACATGAGCCAACCGCAGAAGACGTTGCTCTTCGGCATGCCAG gctggaaaaaaggaaaatggacatcttaaaacagaaaaagatgAGGTCTGCACTAAAGCAGAGCAGAAGGGTTGATTGA
- the LOC133122554 gene encoding rho GDP-dissociation inhibitor 1-like isoform X1 — translation MKMAEQEPTSEQLVAIAAENEEEDRVNYRPPAQKTLQEIQELDKHDESLRKYKEALLGASPVAADPAAPNVVVTRLTLVCETAPGPLTLDLKGDLESFRKNPFVLKEGVEYRIKISFKVNKEIVSGLKYVQMTYRKGIRIDKTDYMVGSYGPRPDEYDFLTTLEEAPKGMLARGTYNIKSFFTDDDKHDHLSWDWDLNIKKDWTE, via the exons ATG aaaatggctgaacaggAGCCCACCTCGGAGCAGCTCGTAGCCATCGCAGCCGAGAACGAGGAAGAGGACCGGGTCAACTACCGGCCCCCTGCCCAGAAGACCCTGCAGGAGATCCAGGAGCTGGACAAGCACGATGAGAGCCTCCGCAAGTACAAGGAGGCCCTGCTCGGGGCCTCGCCTGTCGCTGCTG accctgcagctccgAACGTGGTGGTGACACGTTTGACTTTGGTTTGCGAGACAGCCCCGGGCCCCCTGACTCTTGACCTGAAAG GAGACCTTGAGTCTTTCAGAAAGAATCCTTTTGTGCTGAAGGAGGGAGTGGAGTATAGGATAAAGATCAGCTTCAAG GTGAACAAAGAGATCGTCTCAGGACTGAAATACGTTCAGATGACCTACAGGAAAGGAATAAGGA TTGACAAGACCGATTACATGGTGGGCAGTTATGGGCCACGGCCAGATGAGTACGATTTCTTGACCACACTAGAAGAGGCCCCCAAGGGCATGCTCGCCCGTGGCACTTACAATATCAAGTCCTTTTTCACTGACGACGACAAGCATGACCACCTCTCCTGGGACTGGGACCTCAACATCAAGAAAGACTGGACAGAATGA
- the LOC133121969 gene encoding cerebellar degeneration-related protein 2-like: MLSAGRMQEFETEEEEPWYDQQDLEQDLHLAAELGKTLLERNKELEDALQQMYITNEEQVQEIEYLSKQLETLREMNEQHAKVYEQLDVTARELELANQGLVLDSKASQQRIERLTGTIDVLQGQVEALTVKVEELRSLEQLRVHREKRERRKTIHSFPCLKELCTAPRYEDGFVVGSPGSMDSEADCRPLQEENERLRENVTSLRSAVRAERGRRERADRECAAILQEFAGLEQRLQGAEGCQLRVRELEAELQELQQLRRARTFVIGGEDGLTQTLLNSTPETDTLEEEVALGAEGAEAGEGQALPASSPVRKSCSDTALNAIVARDASGRRRGSYAIHANSVRKRGMSILREVDEQYHALLEKYEELLGKCRRHEESLRHAEVQTSRPVSRDPSMKDCATPAPPPTPTQTPSTPEALEGISKQVEAVDKRLGQNTPEYRALFKEIFSRLQKTKTDINSTKANKTSK, translated from the exons ACCTGCACCTGGCAGCAGAGTTGGGAAAGACCCTGCTGGAACGCAACAAGGAGCTGGAGGATGCCCTGCAGCAGATGTACATCaccaatgaggaacaggtgcagGAAATTGAG TACCTCTCAAAGCAGCTGGAAACGCTGCGGGAGATGAATGAACAACACGCCAAGGTGTACGAGCAGCTGGACGTGACCGCGCGTGAGCTAGAACTCGCCAATCAGGGTCTGGTGCTGGACAGCAAGGCTTCACAGCAGAGAATAGAGCG GTTGACGGGGACAATCGATGTGCTGCAGGGACAGGTGGAAGCCCTGACGGTGAAGGTGGAGGAGCTGCGCTCCCTGGAGCAGTTGAGGGTGCACCGTGAAAAGAGGGAACGGCGCAAGACCATCCACTCCTTCCCCTGCCTCAAGGAGCTATGTACCGCACCCAG GTATGAGGATGGGTTCGTGGTGGGCAGCCCTGGGAGCATGGACTCGGAGGCGGACTGCCGGCCGCTGCAGGAGGAGAACGAGCGCCTGCGCGAGAACGTGACGTCTCTCCGCTCGGCGGTGCGGGCGGAGCGGGGCCGCCGCGAGAGGGCCGACCGGGAGTGCGCCGCCATCCTGCAGGAGTTCGCGGGCCTGGAGCAGCGGCTGCAGGGGGCCGAGGGCTGCCAGCTGCGCGTGCGGGAGCTGGAGGCCGAGCTGcaggagctgcagcagctgcGCAGGGCTCGCACGTTCGTGATCGGCGGGGAGGACGGGCTGACCCAGACGCTGCTCAACAGCACCCCCGAGACCGACACCCTGGAGGAAGAGGTGGCGCTGGGCGCGGAAGGCGCCGAGGCCGGGGAGGGGCAGGCGCTGCCGGCGTCCAGTCCGGTGCGGAAGAGCTGCAGCGACACGGCCCTCAACGCCATCGTGGCCCGCGACGCGTCCGGCCGCAGGCGGGGGAGCTACGCCATCCACGCCAACAGCGTGCGCAAGCGCGGGATGTCCATCCTGCGGGAGGTGGACGAGCAGTACCACGCCCTGCTGGAGAAGTACGAGGAGCTGCTGGGGAAATGCAGGCGTCACGAGGAGAGCCTGCGGCACGCGGAGGTGCAGACGTCCCGTCCCGTGTCCCGAGACCCCTCCATGAAGGACTGCGCCACCCCCGCACCTCCGCCTACCCCGACACAGACCCCATCCACCCCCGAGGCCCTAGAGGGCATCAGCAAGCAAGTGGAGGCAGTAGACAAACGTCTGGGCCAGAACACGCCCGAGTACCGGGCGCTGTTTAAGGAGATCTTCTCCCGTCTCCAGAAAACCAAGACGGACATCAACTCCACCAAAGCAAACAAGACCAGTAAATGA
- the LOC133122554 gene encoding rho GDP-dissociation inhibitor 1-like isoform X2, which produces MAEQEPTSEQLVAIAAENEEEDRVNYRPPAQKTLQEIQELDKHDESLRKYKEALLGASPVAADPAAPNVVVTRLTLVCETAPGPLTLDLKGDLESFRKNPFVLKEGVEYRIKISFKVNKEIVSGLKYVQMTYRKGIRIDKTDYMVGSYGPRPDEYDFLTTLEEAPKGMLARGTYNIKSFFTDDDKHDHLSWDWDLNIKKDWTE; this is translated from the exons atggctgaacaggAGCCCACCTCGGAGCAGCTCGTAGCCATCGCAGCCGAGAACGAGGAAGAGGACCGGGTCAACTACCGGCCCCCTGCCCAGAAGACCCTGCAGGAGATCCAGGAGCTGGACAAGCACGATGAGAGCCTCCGCAAGTACAAGGAGGCCCTGCTCGGGGCCTCGCCTGTCGCTGCTG accctgcagctccgAACGTGGTGGTGACACGTTTGACTTTGGTTTGCGAGACAGCCCCGGGCCCCCTGACTCTTGACCTGAAAG GAGACCTTGAGTCTTTCAGAAAGAATCCTTTTGTGCTGAAGGAGGGAGTGGAGTATAGGATAAAGATCAGCTTCAAG GTGAACAAAGAGATCGTCTCAGGACTGAAATACGTTCAGATGACCTACAGGAAAGGAATAAGGA TTGACAAGACCGATTACATGGTGGGCAGTTATGGGCCACGGCCAGATGAGTACGATTTCTTGACCACACTAGAAGAGGCCCCCAAGGGCATGCTCGCCCGTGGCACTTACAATATCAAGTCCTTTTTCACTGACGACGACAAGCATGACCACCTCTCCTGGGACTGGGACCTCAACATCAAGAAAGACTGGACAGAATGA